The proteins below come from a single Deltaproteobacteria bacterium genomic window:
- a CDS encoding bifunctional nuclease family protein → MARDEAVLMSVGGLTLDPVTKTPIVILKDPDNKLNLPIWIGLLEATAMATELEGIKMARPMTHDLLRTVIGELGGSVERVEITDLKDNTYFAVIHLLVDGGSRQIDSRPSDAISLALRTKSPIYVAKHVLETSSVVQQMDESADTNLSNVARDKWGEILEKMTPDDFKYKM, encoded by the coding sequence ATGGCGCGCGACGAAGCAGTGCTGATGAGTGTCGGCGGACTGACCCTCGACCCGGTTACGAAAACACCGATCGTCATCCTCAAGGACCCCGACAACAAATTGAATCTTCCAATCTGGATCGGCCTGCTCGAAGCCACGGCCATGGCCACTGAGCTGGAAGGGATCAAGATGGCGCGGCCGATGACGCACGATCTGCTGCGCACGGTCATCGGCGAGTTGGGCGGCAGCGTCGAACGAGTCGAAATCACTGATCTCAAGGACAACACCTACTTCGCGGTGATTCATCTGTTGGTCGATGGTGGCAGCCGCCAAATCGACTCGCGTCCGAGCGATGCGATTTCGCTCGCGCTGCGCACCAAAAGTCCGATCTACGTCGCCAAGCACGTGCTCGAAACCTCAAGCGTGGTGCAGCAGATGGACGAATCCGCCGACACCAATCTGTCCAACGTCGCGCGTGACAAGTGGGGCGAGATTCTCGAAAAGATGACGCCCGACGACTTCAAGTACAAGATGTAA
- a CDS encoding IS1595 family transposase — MEKLDAFDRQFPTDEACKQYLALKRWPDGVRCPRCNAKEKVYALKARPFHWACKNTDCGGRSGYRFSVITRTIFQDTKVPLNLWFKVGYLMLTAKKGLSSLQVRRVIFGEDSGTDWRTCWYMCHRWRAAMQGDVFRLNGVVEVDETYIGGKDRNRHKNKKSGAVRQAAGPRPYGRAIGYKKVGVIGAIARKGNVVCRVIGDTDAPTLASFVDDVVSEKVELVVTDENHAYNYVRQDMPHQTVNHGQQEYVRGIVHTNNIESFWSLLKRGIMGSFHHVSKDYLPLYLNEFSYRFNNRNNPDVFADLIATCSQ; from the coding sequence ATGGAAAAGCTCGATGCGTTCGACAGGCAGTTCCCGACCGACGAAGCGTGTAAGCAATACCTGGCCTTGAAGCGGTGGCCGGACGGCGTGCGCTGCCCGCGCTGCAACGCCAAGGAAAAGGTCTACGCCCTGAAGGCCAGACCGTTCCATTGGGCGTGCAAGAACACCGATTGTGGTGGCCGCAGCGGCTACCGTTTCTCGGTCATCACCCGCACCATCTTTCAGGACACCAAGGTGCCGCTCAATCTGTGGTTCAAGGTCGGCTACCTGATGTTGACCGCCAAGAAGGGTCTGAGTTCGTTGCAGGTCCGCCGCGTGATCTTTGGTGAAGATTCCGGCACCGACTGGCGGACCTGCTGGTACATGTGCCACCGCTGGCGTGCGGCCATGCAGGGCGACGTGTTCCGGCTCAACGGCGTGGTCGAAGTCGACGAGACCTACATCGGTGGCAAGGACCGGAACCGCCACAAGAACAAGAAGAGCGGCGCGGTTCGGCAAGCGGCCGGACCACGGCCATACGGCAGAGCGATTGGCTACAAGAAGGTCGGCGTGATCGGGGCGATTGCCCGCAAGGGAAACGTAGTCTGCCGAGTCATTGGCGACACCGACGCGCCTACTCTCGCCAGCTTCGTTGACGACGTGGTGAGCGAGAAGGTGGAGTTGGTCGTCACCGACGAAAACCACGCTTACAACTACGTGCGCCAAGACATGCCGCACCAGACCGTGAACCACGGCCAGCAAGAATACGTGCGCGGCATCGTCCACACCAACAACATCGAATCGTTCTGGTCCTTGCTCAAGCGCGGCATCATGGGGAGCTTCCACCACGTCAGCAAGGACTACCTGCCGTTGTACCTCAACGAGTTCTCCTATCGCTTCAACAACCGAAACAACCCGGACGTGTTCGCCGACCTGATTGCGACGTGCAGCCAATAG
- a CDS encoding NRDE family protein, with protein sequence MCTLALYQQRFDNYPLVVAANRDELYERPATAPQVIAHNPWVVAGQDLVAGGTWLGLNQAGMVVGLLNRRTPAGAAGVDPSKRSRGLLALEVLQCRSPQSALARLRTEPAERYNGFNLLLATPREAYVAHNGHEGITITPLAAGVHLLTNLELNDPTCPRIAKSARLFEAVSVDQTAEHLRAALQPILADHSTPLDPRGDGLPNNLCVHTPRFGTCSSSVLVFDRSRACYRYWHAAGAPCSTAFAEVALPN encoded by the coding sequence GTGTGCACACTCGCGTTGTATCAGCAGCGGTTCGACAATTACCCACTCGTGGTGGCCGCCAATCGGGACGAACTCTATGAGCGCCCCGCGACGGCGCCGCAGGTCATTGCGCATAACCCGTGGGTCGTTGCCGGCCAGGACCTGGTTGCCGGCGGTACGTGGCTCGGTCTCAACCAGGCCGGGATGGTGGTCGGACTACTCAATCGCCGCACTCCGGCCGGTGCGGCTGGAGTCGATCCGTCCAAGCGGTCGCGTGGATTGCTCGCCCTGGAGGTGCTGCAGTGTCGCTCGCCACAGAGCGCACTCGCACGGCTTCGCACCGAACCGGCGGAGCGCTACAACGGTTTCAACTTGCTGCTGGCAACGCCGCGCGAAGCGTACGTCGCGCACAACGGTCACGAGGGCATCACCATCACGCCACTGGCCGCCGGCGTACATCTGCTCACCAACCTCGAATTGAACGATCCCACCTGCCCTCGCATCGCCAAGTCGGCGCGTCTCTTCGAGGCCGTGTCGGTCGATCAAACTGCGGAGCACCTGCGAGCTGCACTACAGCCGATCTTGGCCGACCATTCGACGCCGCTCGACCCACGCGGCGACGGCCTACCCAACAACCTGTGCGTGCACACGCCGCGCTTTGGAACCTGTTCTTCCAGCGTGCTCGTCTTCGACCGATCGAGAGCGTGCTATCGCTACTGGCACGCGGCTGGGGCGCCCTGCTCCACCGCGTTCGCTGAAGTCGCGTTACCAAATTGA
- a CDS encoding ABC transporter permease codes for MSEPQSEAQQRLAWIGGAMVLLIALVALGAPWLSPYDPVRAVADSFGEPFAPQPGHWLGTDELGRDVLSRLIYGARVSLIIAGSATLIAMSVGTAVGLLAGYFGRHVDTVLMRLTDVVLALPDLLLALALVAIIGPGLISILIVIGLVSWSGIARTVRAEVLTLRERDFMLAASALGAHPTRIIVRHLLPNALPTIIVMAALATSGAIVLDAGLSYLGLGVPVPTPSWGRMLSDSQIFYRTAPWLMLFPGLAIVFAVVGFNFLGYGLLARFERRSA; via the coding sequence ATGAGCGAGCCCCAGAGCGAGGCGCAACAACGGCTGGCGTGGATCGGCGGCGCGATGGTGCTGCTCATCGCGCTGGTCGCGCTCGGTGCTCCGTGGCTCTCGCCGTACGATCCCGTGCGGGCGGTGGCGGACAGCTTCGGCGAGCCGTTCGCGCCCCAGCCCGGCCATTGGCTCGGCACCGATGAGTTGGGTCGTGACGTGCTGAGTCGATTGATCTACGGCGCGCGCGTTTCCCTGATCATTGCCGGTTCGGCCACCCTCATTGCGATGAGCGTGGGCACGGCGGTTGGCTTGCTCGCCGGCTACTTCGGCCGACATGTCGATACGGTGCTGATGCGGTTGACCGACGTGGTCCTCGCGTTGCCGGATCTGCTGCTCGCGTTGGCTCTGGTGGCTATCATCGGGCCGGGCCTGATCTCGATCCTGATCGTCATCGGTTTGGTGAGTTGGTCCGGTATCGCACGGACGGTGCGTGCGGAGGTGCTCACGCTGCGCGAGCGCGACTTCATGCTGGCCGCCAGTGCGCTCGGCGCGCATCCAACTCGCATCATTGTGCGGCACCTGTTGCCCAATGCGCTCCCGACGATCATCGTCATGGCGGCGCTGGCCACCTCGGGGGCGATCGTGCTCGATGCGGGACTGAGCTATCTCGGACTCGGCGTGCCGGTGCCAACACCGAGCTGGGGTCGCATGCTGAGCGACAGTCAGATCTTCTACCGCACGGCCCCCTGGCTCATGCTCTTTCCCGGTCTCGCGATCGTGTTTGCGGTGGTCGGGTTCAACTTTCTCGGCTACGGCCTACTCGCACGCTTCGAGCGGAGGAGCGCGTGA
- a CDS encoding VWA domain-containing protein, producing the protein MDDKILEFTALLRQNGLRVSMAEHMDTFHALQLIGIENRVLFKDALRATMIKRNVDIAPYDELFDLYFTGLGEIIKASTEATQGAMSLSDAQLQALMDQLSQLLQDMGVELSELAQALLSNNTGQLEKMLREASDQARIGQIERSFQEGRYAHSLAQQLGLGDLTQELEALRQRLAQAGLDPDLAEQLQRFLERRQQDLGDIIKRTVRAELAKRDQSLRENERMRSLAEKSFYYLSEDEIRRMKEAVAKLAQRLKNVVAIRRRRAKRGKFDVKDTLRKNLQYGGVPFKIQLDRKVRDKPQVIVLCDVSDSVRNVSRFMLQFVYSLQDLYSRVRSFIFVSEIGEITHLFEEQEISEAIDQALTGNIINVFAHSDFGRAFRSFHRDHLAVVNNKTTVLILGDARNNYNLPHEWVLKEMQARAKQVIWLNPENKMTWGFGDSEMDRYLPFCDLVEECRNLNQLYKVIDHLVT; encoded by the coding sequence ATGGACGACAAGATCCTCGAGTTCACCGCGCTGCTCCGTCAAAACGGATTGCGGGTGTCGATGGCCGAGCACATGGATACCTTCCACGCGCTCCAGCTCATTGGCATCGAGAATCGCGTCCTATTCAAGGATGCGCTGCGCGCGACCATGATCAAGCGCAACGTCGACATCGCCCCGTACGACGAGCTGTTCGATCTCTACTTCACCGGACTCGGCGAGATTATCAAGGCCAGTACCGAGGCGACGCAAGGGGCGATGAGCCTGAGCGACGCGCAGTTGCAGGCGTTAATGGATCAGCTCTCGCAACTGCTGCAGGATATGGGCGTCGAGCTGTCGGAACTGGCGCAAGCGCTGCTCTCGAACAACACCGGCCAGTTGGAGAAGATGCTGCGCGAGGCGTCGGACCAGGCGCGCATCGGCCAGATCGAGCGATCGTTTCAAGAAGGGCGCTACGCCCACAGTTTGGCCCAGCAGCTAGGTCTCGGCGATCTCACGCAAGAGCTCGAAGCCTTGCGCCAGCGCTTGGCACAAGCCGGACTCGACCCTGACCTCGCCGAGCAGTTGCAACGCTTCCTCGAGCGCCGGCAGCAAGATCTCGGCGACATCATCAAGCGCACCGTGCGCGCCGAGCTGGCGAAGCGAGACCAGTCGCTGCGCGAAAACGAGCGCATGCGCAGTCTCGCGGAGAAGAGTTTCTATTATCTTTCCGAAGACGAGATCCGGCGCATGAAGGAAGCCGTTGCCAAGCTTGCTCAGCGGCTCAAGAACGTCGTTGCGATCCGCCGCCGGCGCGCCAAGCGCGGCAAGTTCGACGTCAAGGACACCCTGCGCAAGAATCTCCAGTACGGTGGCGTGCCCTTCAAAATTCAACTCGACCGCAAAGTCCGCGACAAGCCGCAGGTCATCGTCTTGTGCGACGTGTCGGACTCCGTGCGCAATGTGTCCCGCTTCATGCTCCAATTCGTGTACTCGTTGCAGGACCTGTACTCACGGGTACGCAGCTTCATCTTCGTCAGCGAGATCGGTGAGATCACCCACCTATTCGAGGAGCAGGAGATTAGCGAGGCCATCGATCAGGCGCTCACCGGCAACATCATCAATGTCTTCGCGCATTCGGACTTCGGTCGCGCCTTCCGGAGTTTTCATCGCGATCATCTCGCCGTGGTCAACAACAAGACCACCGTTCTGATCCTCGGCGACGCGCGCAACAACTACAACCTCCCGCACGAGTGGGTGCTGAAGGAAATGCAGGCGCGCGCCAAACAAGTCATCTGGCTCAATCCGGAGAACAAGATGACGTGGGGATTCGGCGACAGCGAGATGGATCGCTACCTGCCGTTCTGCGATTTGGTCGAAGAGTGCCGCAACCTCAATCAACTCTACAAAGTCATCGATCATCTGGTCACGTAG
- a CDS encoding DUF1329 domain-containing protein, which produces MRQRELTVFAAVSVSWLLLSTPAAADVKGGDVVTATNVDQAKDLISPGLEWVVRHGMKMKIIEPRKIEWPRAYKEATEKYSSQVRLSADGLRLENYVEGLPFPNIDVNDPKAALKIMWNYDYKPLTTDDVDLREFDADTGPVGTGAQGMGIERHFILDHFRRLFYNGRLYVDPKPERPNPDGVRYRESLHPFLEPFDLKGVGATSIRYLDPAKQDDSWLYLPNLRRVRRLSTSQRSDALFGQDTDVDSYYGYSGHIAWMDWKLLGEKTILGCMHAEHYPVKWGDGAADFMFDDVWEKRQVYVIEGVSKLPQYAYSKRVMFIDKEAWVVPYSDIYDRAGALWKIWVNEFSYKKKPFEGATLSVYQDDMGFVPSIVMVDIQLQHATRAALPSQKVTSEGWFFNLGEKSGVTEDWFQIAHLIESGH; this is translated from the coding sequence ATGAGGCAGCGAGAACTGACCGTGTTTGCGGCAGTGAGCGTGAGCTGGCTACTACTCTCAACACCGGCAGCCGCCGACGTCAAAGGGGGAGACGTCGTAACCGCCACCAACGTCGATCAGGCGAAGGACCTCATCTCGCCGGGTCTCGAATGGGTGGTGCGTCACGGCATGAAGATGAAGATCATCGAGCCGCGTAAGATCGAGTGGCCGCGCGCATACAAAGAGGCTACCGAGAAATACTCCAGCCAAGTGCGACTCTCCGCCGATGGCTTGCGGCTGGAGAACTACGTCGAAGGGCTCCCGTTCCCAAACATCGACGTCAACGATCCCAAGGCCGCTCTGAAGATCATGTGGAACTACGACTACAAGCCGCTGACTACCGACGATGTCGATCTGCGTGAATTCGACGCCGACACCGGTCCGGTCGGCACGGGTGCGCAGGGCATGGGCATCGAGCGCCACTTCATCCTCGATCACTTCCGCCGCCTCTTCTACAACGGCCGCCTGTATGTGGATCCGAAACCCGAGCGACCCAACCCCGATGGCGTTCGCTATCGCGAGTCGTTGCACCCGTTTCTGGAACCCTTCGATCTCAAGGGTGTGGGCGCTACCAGCATTCGCTATCTCGATCCCGCCAAACAGGATGATAGCTGGCTCTATCTACCCAACTTGCGCCGAGTACGTCGCTTGTCGACATCGCAGCGTTCCGATGCGCTGTTCGGCCAAGATACCGATGTCGATAGCTACTACGGCTACAGCGGCCACATCGCGTGGATGGATTGGAAGCTGCTCGGCGAGAAGACCATCCTGGGATGCATGCACGCCGAGCACTACCCGGTGAAGTGGGGCGACGGCGCGGCCGACTTCATGTTCGATGACGTTTGGGAGAAGCGCCAAGTCTATGTGATCGAGGGCGTCTCCAAACTGCCGCAGTACGCCTACTCCAAGCGCGTGATGTTCATCGACAAGGAAGCGTGGGTGGTGCCCTACTCCGACATCTACGACCGCGCCGGAGCGCTGTGGAAGATCTGGGTCAACGAGTTCAGCTACAAGAAGAAGCCGTTCGAGGGCGCCACATTGTCGGTCTATCAGGACGACATGGGATTTGTGCCCTCCATCGTGATGGTGGACATCCAGTTGCAACACGCCACGCGCGCGGCCCTGCCGAGCCAGAAGGTCACGTCCGAGGGTTGGTTTTTCAACCTGGGCGAGAAGTCCGGTGTGACGGAGGACTGGTTTCAGATCGCGCACCTGATCGAGTCGGGACACTGA
- a CDS encoding ABC transporter substrate-binding protein, whose protein sequence is MSVRALLCLLTLLLGCSRGASTEVPASFLRLAGVDEVPTLDPALGYDTTSWFFEQMLFNTLLDYDDHGALIPELARSWVRSSDGLVYTFDLRDDVRFSNGRDLLAADVKFSVERVLTPGTRSQGIEFFTTIAGAADFVAGRAGEVKGLRVIGEHQLRIELERFDPLLLHKLALQFAAVVPHEAVTKWGEDFTRHPIGSGPFVLQQWSTGQRLLLARNPTYFMSGWPRLEGVARAVGLNDQLAWFKYEAGELDVTSIPPPEFPRVSRDPRYTPLLRKETSLRTQYLGLNCEVAPFTDVRVRRAMNHAINKRKLLRLINDRGVAATRILPPNMPGYDPDVPGYDFDPVRARALLTEAGYASGVETTLWVRSDEDSRRLAQSIQQDLADVGVHAEIQPIAWGPFLQAVKTPSLVPMFLLGWEADFPDPSNFLEVLFHSKNRGSNNDAFFSDAEVDVLLDRAALTVEPAERLELLQRAERLILAQAPWVPLYHPVAYQVVLPRVENFRLNPLRPARLDDVWVSDGPSEVSAPPQLGRPAS, encoded by the coding sequence GTGAGCGTGCGCGCGCTGCTCTGCCTGTTGACTCTGCTGCTCGGCTGCAGTCGGGGCGCGTCCACCGAAGTGCCTGCGAGCTTTCTGCGACTCGCCGGCGTGGATGAGGTTCCGACTCTGGACCCGGCGCTGGGCTACGACACGACGTCGTGGTTCTTCGAACAAATGCTGTTCAACACACTGCTGGACTACGACGACCACGGCGCGCTGATCCCGGAGTTGGCGCGTTCGTGGGTCCGCAGCTCCGATGGCCTCGTCTACACTTTCGATCTGCGTGACGACGTGCGCTTCAGCAACGGCCGCGATTTGCTCGCCGCCGATGTGAAGTTCTCCGTTGAACGCGTGCTGACGCCGGGAACGCGATCCCAAGGCATCGAGTTCTTCACCACGATTGCCGGTGCCGCAGACTTTGTGGCTGGGCGCGCCGGCGAAGTGAAGGGCCTCCGTGTGATCGGCGAACACCAGCTACGGATCGAGCTCGAACGCTTCGATCCGTTGCTCTTGCACAAGCTGGCCCTGCAGTTTGCCGCTGTCGTACCGCATGAGGCGGTGACCAAATGGGGCGAAGACTTCACGCGCCATCCGATCGGCAGCGGGCCGTTCGTCTTGCAACAGTGGTCCACCGGGCAGCGTCTGCTGCTGGCGCGCAACCCGACGTACTTCATGTCGGGATGGCCGCGACTCGAGGGCGTCGCGCGTGCCGTCGGCCTCAACGATCAGCTCGCGTGGTTCAAGTACGAAGCGGGGGAGTTGGATGTCACTTCAATTCCACCGCCGGAGTTCCCGCGCGTCAGCCGCGATCCACGTTACACGCCGTTGTTGCGCAAGGAGACGTCGCTGCGGACGCAATACCTTGGGCTCAACTGTGAGGTCGCGCCGTTCACGGACGTACGCGTGCGCCGCGCGATGAATCACGCGATCAATAAACGCAAGCTGCTCCGCCTTATCAACGATCGCGGCGTCGCGGCGACGCGCATCTTGCCGCCGAACATGCCGGGCTACGATCCCGATGTGCCGGGATATGATTTCGATCCGGTCCGAGCACGCGCGCTGCTCACCGAGGCGGGCTACGCGAGCGGGGTGGAGACGACGCTGTGGGTACGTTCCGACGAAGACAGTCGGCGCCTCGCGCAATCAATCCAACAAGATCTCGCCGATGTCGGGGTTCACGCAGAGATTCAACCCATCGCTTGGGGTCCGTTCCTCCAGGCGGTGAAGACGCCGTCCTTGGTGCCGATGTTTCTCCTCGGCTGGGAGGCGGATTTTCCTGACCCGAGCAATTTTCTCGAAGTGCTGTTCCACTCGAAGAACCGTGGGTCGAACAACGATGCGTTCTTCAGCGACGCCGAGGTCGACGTCTTGCTCGATCGCGCGGCGCTTACCGTGGAACCGGCGGAACGGCTGGAGCTGCTGCAGCGGGCGGAGCGGCTGATCCTGGCGCAGGCGCCATGGGTGCCGTTGTATCACCCAGTGGCATATCAAGTGGTGCTGCCGCGGGTGGAAAACTTTCGATTGAACCCGCTGCGGCCGGCGCGACTCGACGATGTTTGGGTTTCGGACGGCCCTTCCGAGGTGTCGGCACCGCCTCAACTTGGCCGGCCCGCATCTTGA
- a CDS encoding MoxR family ATPase, with amino-acid sequence MFASIEDVIERFGQQKYICSRRIATVVYLASRLGKPILVEGPAGVGKTELAKVISAALDHELIRLQCYEGLDEAKALYEWEYAKQLLYTQILKDKISEVVGAAKSLKDAVDNIAKEDDVFFSDRFILPRPLLKAISAPHPTVLLIDEIDKADTEFEAFLLEILSDFQVSVPELGTLRAKHIPFVILTSNNAREMSDALKRRCLHLYIDFPPIEQELEIVRLKVPGISESLAQQVVGAVQRIRQIDLKKIPSISETLDWAKALTLLNVTHLDAALVDDTLSAILKYEGDIRKAQDELKEYLQRQKAKTPAAEPAGTAKDFLH; translated from the coding sequence ATGTTCGCCAGCATTGAGGATGTCATCGAGCGCTTCGGGCAGCAGAAGTACATTTGCAGTCGGCGCATCGCAACCGTCGTGTACCTGGCGAGTCGTCTCGGCAAACCGATCTTGGTGGAAGGTCCCGCCGGCGTGGGAAAGACCGAACTGGCGAAGGTGATCTCGGCTGCGCTGGATCACGAACTGATCCGATTGCAGTGTTACGAAGGACTGGACGAGGCGAAGGCGCTGTACGAGTGGGAGTATGCCAAGCAGCTACTGTACACCCAGATACTGAAGGACAAGATCAGTGAGGTGGTCGGCGCCGCCAAATCGCTCAAGGACGCCGTCGATAACATCGCCAAGGAAGACGACGTATTTTTCTCCGATCGCTTCATCCTGCCGCGCCCACTGCTCAAGGCGATCTCCGCGCCGCATCCGACGGTGTTGTTGATCGACGAGATCGACAAGGCCGACACCGAGTTCGAAGCGTTTCTGCTCGAGATACTGAGCGACTTCCAGGTCAGCGTTCCGGAGCTGGGTACGCTGCGCGCCAAGCACATCCCGTTCGTGATCCTGACCAGCAACAACGCGCGCGAGATGTCCGACGCACTCAAGCGGCGCTGCCTGCATCTGTACATCGACTTCCCGCCGATCGAGCAAGAACTCGAAATCGTGCGTCTGAAGGTCCCCGGCATTAGCGAGTCTCTCGCGCAACAGGTGGTCGGTGCGGTCCAGCGCATCCGCCAAATCGATCTGAAGAAGATCCCGAGCATCAGTGAGACCCTCGACTGGGCGAAGGCGCTGACGCTGCTCAACGTCACGCATCTCGACGCCGCCCTGGTCGATGATACGTTGAGCGCGATTCTCAAATACGAAGGTGATATTCGCAAGGCGCAGGACGAACTGAAGGAATATCTGCAACGCCAGAAAGCGAAGACGCCGGCGGCTGAGCCGGCTGGTACCGCCAAAGACTTCTTACACTGA
- a CDS encoding ABC transporter permease, whose translation MLLLQRLGWAVVILFGVSALTFALSFLVPSDPARTVAGPKADRETLELIRHEMGLDAPVPVQFGRYLARLVRGDLGRSYVTRENVRDAIIERLPATLFLALSSLALAIVVGIASGTLTSLRVGSGVDIGVLVLSLVILSVPVFWLGILLLDVIGYRLRWLPLGGFGGLRFVLLPASALALRYAAYYGRIVHTNMRQVVNEDYVRSARAKGLGPVAVYGRHALRNALIPVTTLVGLDFAGLMGGVVLTETVFNWPGLGRLAVDAVFNLDIPMIMGTVQFSALLVVVANMLIDLLYLVIDPRIRLSS comes from the coding sequence ATGCTGCTTCTCCAGCGCCTTGGCTGGGCCGTCGTCATTCTCTTCGGCGTCAGTGCGCTCACCTTCGCGCTTTCGTTCCTGGTGCCGAGCGACCCCGCGCGCACCGTAGCCGGACCGAAGGCCGACCGCGAGACGCTGGAGTTGATTCGGCACGAAATGGGGTTGGACGCGCCCGTGCCCGTGCAATTCGGGCGCTACCTTGCGCGACTAGTCCGCGGCGACCTGGGTCGCTCCTACGTCACGCGTGAGAACGTGCGCGATGCGATCATCGAGCGGCTGCCGGCGACGCTCTTTCTCGCCCTCAGCAGCCTCGCCCTCGCCATAGTCGTTGGGATCGCCAGCGGAACCCTCACGTCACTGCGCGTTGGCAGCGGCGTGGATATCGGCGTGTTGGTGCTCTCGCTTGTTATTCTCTCAGTCCCGGTTTTCTGGCTCGGTATTCTGCTGCTTGATGTCATCGGCTATCGCCTCCGCTGGTTGCCACTGGGTGGATTCGGCGGTTTGCGCTTTGTCCTGCTGCCCGCGAGTGCCCTCGCATTGCGGTATGCGGCGTACTACGGGCGAATCGTTCACACCAACATGCGGCAAGTAGTGAACGAAGACTACGTGCGCAGCGCGCGGGCGAAAGGACTCGGACCGGTGGCGGTGTATGGTCGACACGCGTTGCGCAACGCGCTCATTCCGGTCACGACCCTGGTCGGTTTGGATTTCGCCGGCCTGATGGGTGGCGTCGTGCTGACAGAAACCGTCTTCAACTGGCCGGGGCTCGGGCGTTTGGCCGTCGACGCCGTCTTCAATCTCGACATCCCAATGATCATGGGCACGGTTCAGTTCAGCGCGTTGCTGGTAGTGGTCGCCAACATGCTGATCGATCTTCTCTACTTGGTGATCGACCCACGCATACGGTTGTCCTCATGA
- a CDS encoding metallophosphoesterase, which translates to MARFALIADPHVTVPNPDTGWRPPVIETEPTMYVESVELLEAALDAINADSDLDFILVAGDLTKDSEPYNHDKARELLSRFRRPVFCVPGNHDQPRPAKLRPPHYLDPAVRGLTVHDFPRCYGDFGFDSPTRLAYSANPTPDVHLIGLCSPAPEYDYGEIPSDVLAWLDDDLGRERGSGREPIVMLHHSIIDHVPGESMSELFSWFHVRNATALKTILHRHGVRITLSGHLHIQDVKAETGLHNIVTSSLAGYPHAYRTFDLRPGEIRIASHRLQTIPSRPDLQAASRAESAESFVGVLRSVFMARPYEFAPGRAAEVAERLRDWWPTIAEGNEQFAYTAEELGDAALAAYVNSFSDRPPPDNDLTIELPRRA; encoded by the coding sequence ATGGCCCGCTTCGCTCTGATCGCCGATCCGCACGTCACGGTGCCGAACCCCGACACCGGATGGCGGCCGCCCGTCATCGAAACCGAGCCCACGATGTACGTGGAGAGCGTCGAGCTACTGGAAGCCGCGCTCGACGCCATCAACGCCGATTCCGATCTCGACTTCATTCTTGTTGCCGGCGATTTGACGAAGGACTCCGAGCCGTACAATCACGACAAGGCGCGCGAGCTGCTTTCCCGCTTTCGGCGACCGGTGTTCTGCGTCCCTGGCAATCATGACCAGCCGCGTCCCGCGAAGTTGCGGCCGCCGCACTACCTCGATCCCGCTGTTCGCGGCTTGACGGTGCACGACTTCCCGCGCTGCTACGGCGATTTCGGTTTCGATTCGCCCACACGCCTCGCTTACAGCGCGAATCCGACACCCGACGTCCACCTCATCGGGCTCTGTTCCCCCGCGCCCGAGTATGATTACGGCGAGATCCCGTCCGACGTGCTCGCGTGGCTCGACGACGACCTTGGTCGAGAGCGCGGCAGTGGTCGCGAGCCGATTGTGATGCTGCACCACAGCATCATTGATCATGTTCCGGGCGAATCGATGAGCGAGCTGTTCTCCTGGTTTCACGTTCGCAACGCGACCGCGCTCAAAACGATCCTGCATCGCCACGGTGTGCGGATTACGCTCTCCGGACACCTACACATTCAAGATGTCAAAGCCGAAACCGGCTTGCACAACATTGTCACCTCGTCTTTGGCCGGGTATCCGCACGCCTATCGCACGTTCGATCTGCGTCCCGGAGAGATCCGCATCGCTTCGCATCGCTTGCAGACGATTCCATCGCGACCCGATCTCCAGGCTGCCTCACGGGCCGAGTCCGCTGAGAGCTTCGTCGGCGTCCTTCGGTCTGTGTTCATGGCGCGCCCGTACGAATTCGCACCCGGACGCGCCGCCGAGGTGGCTGAGCGCCTGCGCGATTGGTGGCCGACGATTGCGGAGGGCAACGAGCAGTTCGCCTATACCGCGGAAGAACTCGGCGACGCGGCGCTCGCGGCCTACGTCAATAGCTTCAGCGATCGGCCGCCGCCCGACAACGATCTGACCATCGAGTTGCCGCGGCGCGCCTAA